In one window of Pseudomonas putida DNA:
- a CDS encoding ABC transporter ATP-binding protein, which yields MSQDTLIEVRDLAVEFVTGEQVNRVVDGISFDIRKGETLALVGESGSGKSVTAHSILRLLPYPLARHPSGTIHYDGKDLLHLGEKPMQRIRGNRIAMIFQEPMTSLNPLHCIEKQINEILLLHKGLTGKQATARTLELLELVGIPDPKKRLKALPHELSGGQRQRVMIAMALANEPELLIADEPTTALDVTVQLKILDLLKSLQARLGMALLLISHDLNLVRRIAHRVCVMQCGKIVEQADCETLFKAPQHPYTQMLINAEPSGGPAANAIGKPLLEVNDLKVWFPIKKGLLRRTVDHVKAVDGINFSLPQGQTLGIVGESGSGKSTLGLAILRLIASQGGIRFHGQSLEGLKQQEVRPLRREMQVVFQDPFGSLSPRMCVADIVGEGLRIHKIGTPAEQEAAIIAALEEVGLDPRTRHRYPHEFSGGQRQRIAIARALVLKPALILLDEPTSALDRTVQRQVVELLRNLQLKYNLTYLFISHDLAVVKALSHQLMVIKHGHVVEQGDAQEIFHAPQHPYTRQLLEAAFLETANS from the coding sequence ATGAGCCAAGACACCCTGATCGAAGTGCGCGACCTGGCGGTGGAGTTCGTCACCGGCGAGCAGGTCAACCGCGTGGTCGATGGCATCAGTTTCGACATCCGCAAGGGCGAGACCCTCGCCCTGGTCGGTGAGAGCGGCTCGGGAAAATCGGTCACCGCCCACTCGATCCTGCGCCTGCTGCCCTACCCGCTTGCACGCCACCCCAGCGGCACCATCCACTACGACGGCAAGGACCTCCTGCACCTGGGCGAGAAGCCCATGCAGCGCATCCGCGGCAATCGCATCGCGATGATTTTCCAGGAGCCGATGACCTCGTTGAACCCGCTGCATTGCATCGAGAAGCAGATCAACGAGATCCTCCTGCTGCACAAAGGCCTCACCGGCAAGCAGGCCACCGCCCGCACCCTGGAGCTGCTCGAACTGGTGGGCATCCCCGACCCGAAGAAGCGCCTCAAGGCCCTGCCCCATGAGCTTTCCGGCGGCCAGCGCCAGCGCGTGATGATCGCCATGGCCCTGGCCAACGAACCCGAACTGCTGATCGCCGACGAGCCCACCACCGCGCTCGACGTCACCGTGCAGCTCAAGATTCTCGATTTGCTCAAGTCCCTGCAGGCGCGCCTGGGCATGGCGCTGCTGCTGATCAGCCACGACCTCAACCTGGTGCGGCGTATCGCCCACCGCGTGTGTGTGATGCAGTGCGGCAAGATCGTCGAACAGGCCGACTGCGAGACACTGTTCAAGGCCCCGCAGCACCCCTATACGCAGATGCTGATCAATGCCGAACCCAGCGGTGGCCCGGCGGCGAACGCGATCGGCAAACCGCTGCTGGAAGTCAACGACCTGAAGGTGTGGTTCCCGATCAAGAAGGGCCTGCTGCGCCGCACTGTCGATCATGTGAAAGCCGTCGACGGGATCAATTTCAGCCTCCCGCAGGGGCAAACCCTGGGGATCGTTGGTGAGAGCGGATCCGGCAAATCGACATTGGGGCTGGCGATCCTGCGCTTGATCGCAAGCCAGGGTGGGATTCGCTTCCACGGGCAGTCGCTGGAAGGGCTGAAGCAGCAGGAAGTGCGGCCGCTGCGCCGCGAAATGCAGGTGGTGTTCCAGGACCCGTTCGGCAGTCTGAGCCCGCGCATGTGCGTGGCCGATATCGTTGGCGAGGGCTTGCGGATTCACAAGATCGGCACCCCCGCCGAGCAGGAAGCCGCGATCATTGCGGCGCTGGAGGAAGTGGGGCTGGACCCGCGCACACGGCACCGGTATCCGCACGAGTTCTCTGGCGGGCAGCGACAGCGGATCGCGATCGCCCGGGCACTGGTGTTGAAGCCGGCATTGATCCTGCTGGACGAACCGACCTCGGCGCTGGACCGCACCGTACAGCGCCAGGTCGTGGAGCTGCTGCGCAACCTGCAGTTGAAGTACAACCTGACGTACCTGTTCATCAGCCATGACCTGGCGGTGGTCAAGGCGTTGAGTCACCAATTGATGGTGATCAAGCACGGGCACGTGGTGGAGCAAGGCGATGCGCAGGAGATCTTCCATGCGCCGCAGCATCCGTATACGCGTCAGTTGCTGGAGGCGGCGTTTCTGGAGACGGCGAACAGTTGA